The following proteins are co-located in the Solanum pennellii chromosome 1, SPENNV200 genome:
- the LOC107023105 gene encoding kinesin-like protein KIN-14U — translation MFISTEDENMPLPLENGKALENSSPIVSNPDSKDDETSQEIPSTFTDVNVVQEDEKFQLEQMILNLEGEIASLRHKERSLDEKRREALNKILDIKGCIRVFSRVRPFSPTDKQRTHQPISVESEKIVVRSGGSRKEFEFDKVFPQESLQENVFAEVDPIIRSALDGHNVCILAYGQTGTGKTYTMEGITESPGIIPRVLQELFNLSSSDSSSSYTFSISMLEVYLGSIRDLLAPRPSSRKYTASRCNLNIQTDSKGSVEIDGLTEVEISNFTKAKWWYHKGRRVRSTSWTNVNETSSRSHCLTRISIYRYGDTLGGKAEASKLWMVDLGGSERLLKTGATGQTLDEGRAINLSLSALGDVIAALRRKKGHVPYRNSKLTQVLKDSLGDKSKVLMVVHVSPYEEDVGETTCSCTFAKRARAAECNRELSEESKKQKEKRIAELEEQMKEAEEGCTELCTQIQKADFLLSENKRLFMKKYQPLEDEETFPITPKQNVPEITVTPRNSEKGQKTNVNSSVPRFMSSTVASRIRETTAEKEIHSRPKSVRSWARSSMQISGSQSNSFERRFKAHLRTSNKRSRYSETNTMAGDIKYGDDSDIKPSILPQSKTMAPSDPKPRKPLAHHRRRMSDLL, via the exons ATGTTTATTTCTACTGAAGATGAAAATATGCCATTGCCTTTGGAAAATGGGAAAGCTTTGGAAAATTCTTCTCCAATAGTATCAAATCCAGATTCCAAGGATGATGAGACTTCCCAAGAGATTCCTTCAACTTTCACAGATGTCAATGTAGTTCAAGAAGATGAAAAGTTTCAGCTTGAGCAGATGATTTTGAATTTAGAAG GTGAAATTGCGAGTTTGAGGCATAAAGAGAGATCTTTGgatgaaaaaagaagagaggCATTGAATAAGATACTAGACATTAAAG GTTGCATTCGTGTGTTTTCCCGAGTTAGACCATTTTCTCCAACAGATAAACAGAGAACTCATCAGCCGATTTCTGTTGAATCGGAGAAGATTGTAGTAAGATCTGGTGGAAGCAGGAAAGAATTTGAATTTGACAAGGTTTTCCCTCAGGAATCACTCCAAG AAAATGTTTTTGCTGAGGTTGATCCAATTATCAGATCTGCACTTGATGGGCACAATGTATGTATATTAGCTTATGGACAAACTGGAACTGGCAAGACATATACTATG GAGGGAATCACAGAGTCTCCAGGGATCATTCCTCGTGTTCTTCAGGAGCTTTTTAACCTTTCCTCTTCAGATAGCTCGAGTTCATATACATTTTCGATTAGTATGCTCGAAGTCTATTTGGGCAGTATAAGGGATTTGCTTGCTCCAAGGCCTTCCAGTCGTAAATACACTGCATCGAGATG CAATCTAAATATTCAAACAGATTCAAAAGGATCAGTTGAAATCGATGGTTTGACTGAGGTAGAAATCTCTAATTTTACGAAAGCAAAATGGTGGTATCATAAGGGGAGGCGAGTTAGATCCACATCATGGACGAATGTAAATGAAACATCCAGCAGATCGCATTG cTTGACGAGGATCAGTATATATCGCTATGGGGATACTTTGGGAGGTAAAGCAGAAGCAAGCAAACTGTGGATGGTTGATCTTGGAGGGAGTGAGCGCTTACTTAAAACAGGAGCTACTGGACAAACCCTTGACGAGGGGAGGGCAATAAATCTCTCTCTTTCTGCACTAGGTGATGTTATTGCAGCTCTTAGAAGAAAGAAAGGCCACGTTCCTTATAG AAATAGCAAATTGACACAAGTTCTCAAGGATTCTTTAG GTGATAAATCAAAAGTTTTGATGGTAGTCCATGTTAGTCCATACGAAGAGGATGTTGGAGAAACAACATGCTCCTGTACCTTTGCAAAGAGAGCAAGAGCAGCGGAATGCAATAGAGAGCTCTCAGAA GAATCAAAGaagcaaaaagaaaagaggatcgCGGAGCTTGAGGAGCAAATGAAGGAAGCTGAAGAAGGATGTACAGAACTTTGTACTCAAATACAGAAGGCTGATTTTTTATTGAGTGAAAACAAAAGGCTTTTCATGAAGAAATATCAGCCACTTGAAGATGAAGAAACCTTTCCTATAACCCCAAAGCAAAACGTTCCTGAAATCACAGTAACTCCAAGAAACTCTGAGAAGGGACAAAAAACAAATGTCAATAGCTCGGTGCCTCGATTCATGAGTTCCACGGTTGCCAGTCGAATAAGAGAGACTACAGCAGAAAAGGAAATCCATAGCAGACCAAAAAGTGTGAGATCATGGGCTAGGAGCTCTATGCAAATTTCTGGTTCACAATCAAATAGCTTTGAACGTCGTTTCAAAGCTCACTTACGGACTTCAAATAAAAGATCACGTTATAGTGAAACTAATACCATGGCAGGGGATATTAAGTATGGCGATGATTCAGATATCAAGCCATCTATCCTACCACAAAGCAAGACTATGGCGCCCTCGGATCCAAAACCTAGAAAACCACTAGCTCACCACAGAAGAAGGATGTCTGATCTTCTCTAA